A part of Cystobacter fuscus DSM 2262 genomic DNA contains:
- a CDS encoding GlxA family transcriptional regulator: MTTGHVLAHIGLLLYPGAQMSAVHGLTDMFRIANRLAAQQGVSGVPALRVSHWRPDDGGKMERVFDTHAQAGASLVALILPPSLEEEPREEQRRTLARWIAARHAAGTTLCSICAGAFLLAETGLLDGRPATTHWSLAERLAERFPAIRLEPDKLLVEDGDIITAGGVMAWVDLGLRLVDRLLSPSLMLATARFFLADPSGREQRFYSHFSPKLHHGDEAILKVQHWLQARGPEKVTLPMMAAHAALGERTFLRRFQKATGLSPTTYVQYLRVGKARELLEFSNLSIEQVAWRVGYEDPGAFRKVFFKRMGLSPGDYRRRFSVTGHRGA; the protein is encoded by the coding sequence ATGACCACAGGGCACGTCCTGGCCCATATCGGACTGCTGCTCTATCCCGGTGCCCAGATGTCGGCGGTACATGGGTTGACGGACATGTTCCGCATCGCCAACCGGCTCGCGGCCCAGCAGGGCGTGTCGGGCGTGCCCGCCCTGCGGGTCAGCCATTGGCGGCCTGACGATGGCGGGAAGATGGAGCGGGTCTTCGACACCCACGCCCAGGCCGGGGCGTCCCTGGTCGCGTTGATCCTTCCGCCAAGCCTGGAGGAAGAGCCGCGGGAAGAGCAGAGGAGGACGCTGGCCCGCTGGATCGCCGCCCGGCATGCCGCGGGCACCACGCTCTGCTCCATCTGCGCCGGTGCCTTCCTGTTGGCGGAAACGGGGCTGTTGGATGGCCGGCCAGCGACGACCCATTGGAGCCTGGCGGAGCGGCTGGCCGAGCGATTTCCCGCCATCCGGCTGGAGCCGGACAAGCTGCTCGTCGAGGATGGAGACATCATCACGGCGGGTGGCGTGATGGCCTGGGTCGATCTCGGGTTGCGGCTGGTGGATCGGCTGCTCAGTCCGAGTCTCATGCTGGCGACCGCCCGTTTCTTCCTGGCGGATCCCTCCGGGCGCGAGCAACGCTTCTACAGCCACTTCTCGCCCAAGCTGCACCATGGGGACGAGGCCATCCTGAAGGTGCAGCACTGGCTCCAGGCCCGCGGCCCGGAAAAGGTGACATTGCCGATGATGGCGGCGCATGCCGCGCTGGGCGAGCGCACCTTCTTGCGCCGCTTCCAGAAAGCGACGGGGTTGAGCCCGACCACCTATGTTCAGTACCTGCGTGTGGGCAAGGCACGGGAGCTGCTGGAGTTCTCGAACCTGTCCATCGAGCAGGTGGCCTGGCGGGTGGGCTACGAGGACCCTGGCGCCTTCCGCAAGGTCTTCTTCAAACGGATGGGCTTGTCCCCTGGTGACTACCGGCGCCGATTCAGCGTCACCGGCCATCGAGGCGCGTGA
- a CDS encoding cysteine hydrolase family protein, whose translation MSKRALIVIDVQNDYFPGGKWTLNGIDAAADNTARLIAAARARGELVVHVRHEFKTADAPFFTPGSSGAAIHEKVTPAAAEPVVLKHFVNSFRETELKTILERHGIEELIICGAMSHMCIDGGVRAAADLGYRCTLIHDACASRDLEFGGVRVPAAQVHAAFMAALSFAYARTQSTDEFLA comes from the coding sequence ATGAGCAAGCGCGCCCTCATCGTCATCGACGTCCAGAATGATTACTTCCCGGGCGGGAAATGGACCCTCAACGGCATTGACGCCGCCGCGGACAACACCGCACGGCTGATCGCCGCCGCGCGGGCTCGGGGTGAGTTGGTCGTCCATGTCCGCCATGAATTCAAGACCGCCGACGCTCCCTTCTTCACTCCAGGTTCGAGCGGGGCCGCGATCCATGAGAAGGTGACCCCGGCGGCGGCGGAGCCGGTGGTGCTGAAGCACTTCGTCAACTCCTTCCGCGAGACCGAGCTGAAGACAATCCTCGAGCGCCACGGGATCGAGGAACTCATCATCTGTGGCGCCATGAGCCACATGTGCATCGATGGCGGGGTGCGGGCGGCGGCCGATCTGGGCTACCGCTGCACCCTGATCCACGATGCCTGCGCCAGCCGCGATCTGGAATTCGGAGGCGTGCGCGTACCCGCCGCTCAGGTTCATGCCGCTTTCATGGCGGCGCTCAGCTTCGCCTATGCCAGGACCCAGTCCACCGATGAGTTCCTGGCGTGA